A window of Myxococcus fulvus genomic DNA:
GCACGAAGAGCTGCCGGCGCTCGATGGCGCCCTGAAGGAGCTCATCCAGGACGCGGTGCTCCTGCTGGCTCGCACGGTGCACGAGGCGAACGAGCATGCGCCGGGTGCCTGGACGCACGCGCTGGCGGAGAGCGCGGTCCGGGGCGCGGTGGAGGAGCTGCGGCGCTCGATGCCGGGCGTGGACCTGATGTCGCGCGAGCTGGTGGAGCGGATGAACGCGTGGCTCGAGCGCACGGCGGAGACGGAGGCGCTGCGCCGCAGGGAGCTGCGCAAGCCTGGCGCCCGGGCCCGGACGATGGCGACGGGCGCGGTGCGGGGCGCGGTGAAGGAGCTGGAGCACGATATGGACCTGGTGGCCCCCATGGCCGCGCAGCTGGCGTCACGCGCGGGGCAGGGGCTCATCGAGGGGTTGAGCCGCGGGCTGGAGGCACGCTCCGAGCGGCTCGACGAGGTGCTGGAGCGGGCGGGGCGGCGGTTCGTCCACTCCGTGGTGGAGCAGCTGGAGCTGGAGCTGATGGCCCGGAGGGAAGGGACGGACCTGGGCGGAGCCGTGGCGGCGATGGCCGAGCGCACGGCGGTGGCGACGGTGAGAGGCGCATCGGAGGAGCTGCGGCGGCAGGGCAGGGCGGTGCGGGATGAGCACTCGGGCTCCGCGTTACGGGCGGCGAGCCGGGACGTGACGCTGGGCGTGCTCTCCGCGTTGTCGGAGCACCTGCGTCGGCCGTTCGCCGTCGTGGCGGGGGCGGGCGGCGCGCTCATGCTCACCGCGCTCACCCTGAAGCGCTGGCGTTGACGCACCGCTTTGTCTCCGTGCGTCGCCCAAGGTGTCGGTCTGCCGCCGCGAGGCGGGAACGCCGGCCTCGCCGATAGGGGGCTGAGGCGTGGCGGCGCTACCGGGCGACGGGCATGGCGACGCCGCCGGTGGAGGCAGAGGCGTGGCGGCGCTACCGGGCGACGGGCACGGCGACTCCGCCGATGGGGTCCGAGGCGTGGCGGCGCTACCGGGCGACGGGCACGGCGGCTCCGCCGGTGGAGGCTGAGGCGTGGTGGCGGCGCTACCGGGCGACGGGCACGGCGACTCCGCTGGTGGAGGCAGAGGCGTGGCGGCGCTACCGGGCGACGGGCACGGCGACTCCGCTGGTGGAGGCAGAGTCGCGGCGCTACCGGGCGACGGGCAAGGCGACTCCGCCGGTGGAGGCAGTGGCGCGGCGGCGCTACCGGGCGACGGGCACGGCGGCTCCGCCGGTAGGAGTGCTCGACCGACCCATCCGCGCGAGTCTCGGATGCCTGGATGGAGGCCCTTGTGCGGCGCCGCTCGGAGGCGACTACGATGGTCCGCCATGCTCCGTTCCCGCTCGCTGTCTCTGGTGGCCCTGTTCACGCTGGTCGTCGCGCCCCTGGCGCTCGCCGCCGCGGGTCCCCGGTTGCAGGCCTTCTTCCAGCCCGACCTCACGAACGTCGCCTACCAGCAGAAGGTCTACGCGCAGGTCGCCGGCAAGTGGAAGCAGCCAGGACGCAAGAGCGTCCCCGCCGTGGGCCGCAAGGCGGTGGTCCAGGCGGTGATTGGCCGGGACGGCAAGCTCGTCTCGGCGGTGGTGGGCGTGGAGTCCGGCTCCAAGGCGTGGGATGCCGCCGCGCTGTCGGCCGTTCAGAAGGCCGCGCCTTTCGCGCCGCTGCCGGCGGACTATGTACTGCCGACGTTGGATGCCCACTTCCACGTCGAGTGGACCGCCTCTCCTTGAACACCCGGCCGCGTCGCCTCGCTTCGGAGCCATCGATGACCCACGGGTTGCCGCGCTTCGCGTTCCTGGTCGTCCTGTTCCTGCTGGCCGCCCCGCCCGTCGATGCGGCCCGTGAGCCTCGCCGCGTCACGAGCGCGACCAGTGTCATCGGCGCCTGGAAGGAGTCCCAGCACCTCTACGTGAAGGGCGATGTCGGCGTCACCGACGCGCAGCTCGAGGACCTCGAGGCGTGGCTCACCGAGGAGGCGCCGCGCTGGACCGTGGTGTTGATGTCGGACGCGGAAGGGGAGCGCTACGTCGACGCCGAGGGGACGACCTTCCGCGACATCGACGCCGCGCTGCACGCCCTGGGCAAGGGCCTGTCGAACCGGACGGGCTTCGGCGCGCTGAAGAACCCCCGGACGAAGGCGCCCGATGGCACCGTGCTGTTGATCTCCCTGGCGGAGCGCCGCTTGTCGTACTTCGCCTCGGAGACCAAGGACGAGCGCCGGCTGGGCGAGGACCGCTGGGCGGGCTCGCTGGACTCCCGCGCCGTGGAGGCCATGCGCAATGGCGGCCGCCTCATCGACGCGGTGAAGAACACCGTCGACTCCATCGAGACCCAGCTGCGCGCCGCCCTGGACAGGGAGGAGGTCGAGCGGACCCGTCGCATCGAGGCGCTGCGGACGAACCTCGTGGCGCTCCAGAAGGAGCTCCCCGGGCTCGAGGAGCGACGCGCCTCGGTCTTCAGGTCGGCGATACCGCCGGGCTTGCCCGCGGCCGCCGTGGACCTCGATGGCGCGGGCAAGACGCTCCTCCAGGCGCTCGCCCTGCTCACGCCGCCGGAGAAGGCGGACCTCGCCAAGGCGACGTCCCTGTATGACGGGCTGCGCGCGGACCTGGAGGGACTGCGCGCGGCGATGGAGTCCCGTCGGCTCGCGAGCGACCGATTGAAGGTCCTGGAGGCCGCGCTGGAGAGCCTGCCCGGGCACCGTTACGCCGGCTTCGCGAAGCCGCAGCTGGAGGCGCTGGACACGGCGGTGGAGAACGCCAACGCCGCGGTCCGCGACATGTCGCCGTCACATCGCGACGCGCTCGTCGCCGCCGAGTCCGCTCGCGTGAAGGTCGCCGAGGCCCTGACGTCCGCCGAGAAGGACGAGCGCCGGCTGCGGGAGATCGACGAGGTGCTCAAGGCCCTGGAGGCGCTGCCGACCGCGGAGGCGGTCCAGGACGTGCTCTCGCGGGCGAGGGCGGCACAGCAGAAGGCTCGGGAGACGTTCGAGTCCCGCTCGCAGCTGCATCGCTTCGCGATGGACGAGAGCGAAGAGGCGCTCCGGCGTGCTGAGCGGGAGACGCAGAAGGCACAGAAGGCCCGAAGGATGCGAGACACGGGGGCCACGGCGGGCGGCGCGGGGCTGCTGCTCGCGGGCGTGCTGGCGCGCCGTCGTCGCAACGCGAGCCGACGCACGGCCATCGAGCAGCACGAGCGCTTCCGCACCGTCGTCGACGAGAAGACCCAGGCGCTGTTCGACCTGCTGGAGCGCACGCACCTGGTGGCGGGCAAGTCCCGCGACGACATCGCGCGGCGCTTCGAGGGCCTCACGCGCGAGCGGGGACAGCAGCTCGCGTCCAACGTGGACGAGCTCTTCCTTCTCGTGACGGCCGCCGCGCGGGTGCTGCACCGGGCCGAGGACCTGCTCGCGGGCTCGGGCCCGTTGAACGGGCTGGGCGCGCACCTGGGCACCTCGCGCTACGAGAAGGTCACCGAGCTGCTGCGCGACGCGCCCATCGTCTTCCACCCGGATGAGGGAGTGGAAGGAGTCCTGCGTGGGCCGCGCTCGCACGCCCAGCGGCTCATCGGAGACGTGAAGAGCTATCAGCCTTTCTCGCTCTCGTTCCTGGACCTGCTGGAGGCGTTCAACTCCCACGCCGAGCGGGGGCTGACGCTCGTGGACGCCCTGGAGAGTGTTCCCCAGGTCGCGCTGGACGCGGTGAACGCGCTGGAGACGTTCTGCGCCCGGCTGCGCTCGCTGACGCCCGGGGTGGAGGTGCTCCGGGTGAAGCAGGTGGTCGCGCTCGTGGTGCCGTCGCTGGAGTCGCTCGTCGCGGCCGCGCGCCCGTTGCTGGCCAAGGACCCGATGGCCGCGGTGGAGGGACCGCTGACGGAGGGTGGGCGGCGCCTGGAGGACGCCGAGGCGCTCGTGGCGGTGATGGAGTCGGCCGTGGGGCAGGTGGCTCCCGCGGTGGAGCGCGCGGGTGCGGCGCTGGTGAAGGCGGGCCTGTCGCGCCGGTGGCTGGAGGACGCGCTGGCGGCTCGGGGCGAGGCGACGGAGAAGGTGGCGAAGGCGTTGCTCGAGGCCCCCGTGGGGGACTCGGTCGCGACCCTGGCGCAGTCCTTCACGGCCCTGGCCGGCCAGGCGGCGGAGACCTCCGACCTGGTGAAGCTCGCGGCGCGCGCGCAGGACGAGCTCGGCCGCGCGCAGAAGGAGACGGCGTCGGCGCGCGAGGCGCTGGGGCATGAGCTGGACAAGCCCGCGTCCGCGCTGTTGAACGAGCCGGAGTCGAACCCGACGGACCGGCACTCGGTCGGCGCGAACATGCTGGCCACGGGGCGCGAGGCGCTCGCCGAGGGCCGGCTGGAGACGGCGCGCGAGGCGCTGGACGCCGTGCTCGCCCGCGTGGACGAGGTGCGCGTCATCATCGCGAGCAGTCGCGAGGCCCGGAAGACCTTTGCCTCCCGGCGGGACGCCTGTCGCGAAGAGGCTCGGCGACTGGAGACGCGGGTGGCGGATGGCACCGTGCTGCTCGAGTCGCTGCTGAAGCGCTACCGTCCCACCGCGCTGCGCCTGCGCCCCGAGGACCCCGTGCACCCCGAGGCCAACGGCACCGTCCAGGACAACCTGACCGAGGTCGGTCGGCACCGCCTCGACGCCGCGAGCAAGCTCAAGGCCGCGGAGCTGGCCTTCGCCGAGGCGCGGCTGCTCGCCTCCGCGGACCTGCTGGGCCAGGTGGAGCGGCTCCATGCGCTCATGCACGCCCGCCTGATGGAGGTCGAGGAGAAGGCCCGGCGGCTCCAGGCCGCGGAGGAGCACAACGCGGGCGTCCTCCTGGCCGCCCGGGGCCTGCTCGCGGCCTGCACCGCCGACGTCTCCGATGCCCGGGTGATGCGCTCCACCGTGAAGGCTCGGGACGCGGCCCAGGGGCTGCTCCAGGCGGCCGTGCAGACCACGGAGTCGCGGCCCGCGGACCCGTTCGCCGCCGGTGAGAAGCTCGCCGCCGCGTGTCTGTCATTGGAGCAGGTGCGCCAGTCCGTCGCCCGGGACAGGGCCCTGCACGCGCAGGCCCAGGACGGGCTCGCGTCCGCGGAGCGGGCCGTGTCCGCGGCGGACGTGTGGATTCGCCAGGCCGCCAATGACGGCATCGCCGACAGCCGGGCGACGGTGGTGGCGGTCAACGCCCTGTTGTCCCTGGGCAAGGACCTTTCCAAGGCCCAGGCGGAGTTCGGCAAGCCCCACGGTGACTGGGCGTCGGTCGACACGCTGGCCGGCCGCATCGCCTCCGACGCCGCCCGCAGGACCGCGGACCTGCGGGGAGAGCTGCGCTCCGCCGAGCAGGCCGCCAACGCCATCCATGGCGCCGCCGAGCTGGTTCGCGAGGCGGGCTCGTGGCGGGGGAGGCCCGGAGGCTCCTACCTCGACGAGGCCCGGCGCTCGCTCGACCGGGGCCTGTACGTCGAGGCCGAGCAGGCCGCGGGCAAGGCCTCCCGCGCCGCGTCCGACGCCATCGTGGAGGCGGAGGAGGAGCGCCGCCGCGAGGAGGCGCGCTCCCGCGAATCGTCGTGGTCCTCGTCCTCCTCGTCCTCGTCCTCGTCGTGGTCCTCGTCCTCGTCGTCCTCCTCGTCGAGCAGCGACTCCGGATTCTCCAGCTCTTCCTACGGAGGCGGCTCTTCGGGGAGCGGCTCGGGTTTCGGCAGCTCCAGTTGGTAATCCCGGGCTATGGTGCGCGCCCATGGCAACTCCTCATATCTCCGCCGCACCCGGCGACTTCGCCGACGTGGTGCTGATGCCCGGTGACCCCCTCCGGGCTCGTTACATCTCCGAGCGCTTCCTGGAGGACGCCCGGGGCGTCACCTCCGTGCGCAACATGTTCGGCTTCACCGGCACCTATCAGGGCCGTCGCCTGTCGGTGATGGGGCACGGCATGGGGGTGCCCTCCATCTCCATCTACGCCACGGAGCTCATCAAGGTGTACGGCGCCCGCACGCTCATCCGCGTGGGCAGCTGCGGCGCGCTGCGTCCGGACGTGAAGCTGCGCGACGTCATCGTGGCCACCGGCGCGGGCACCGACTCCAAGGTGAACCGGATGCGGCTGTTGGACCATGACTTCGCGGCCGTGGCCGACTTCGAGCTCGCTCGCTGGGCCGTGGAAGCGGCCGAGCGGCGCAACAAGGCCGTGCGCGCGGGCTCCGTCTTCACGTCTGACTTGTTCTACCACCCGCAGGAGCAGCTCAACGCCGCGCTGGTGCGCATGGGTGTGCTCGCCATCGAGATGGAGGTCGCGGGCCTGTACGGCGTGGCGGCCGAGTTCGGCGCGCGCGCGCTGGCCCTGCTGACGGTGTCCGACCACCTGCAGACCGGGGAGCACCTGTCACCCCAGGACCGGCAGACGACGTTCGACGAGATGATCGAACTGGCGCTCGACGTCGCCATCAAGGTGCCGCAGCCGACGCCCTGACGCCCCCCTTCCTGCTCGGGAAGTGTGGTTGGGGCCACTCCAGGTGGCCCCCTGGGTCAGGAGGGCGCCAAAAAATCCGGGGAGGGGCTTTGTGCTCGAACGAATCTCGGGCCATCCTTCGCCCCGGTGCGTTACCCCCTTTGGCTCCTTCTGGTCTGCGCCGGCTGTGCCGGGCGCGTGGTTCCCCACTCTGGCGGCGAGTCCGCCCTGGCCTCCGTGCGTTCAGAAGGACTGACGCAGGGGAGTCAGGAGGCGCCGCCGGCGGCCGTGCCGTCGCCGCTCGCCGTCGAGACAGCCGCCGTGCCGGTCGCCACCGAGGCTCCGGCCGAGGGCTGCGTGCTGGCCGAGGAGGACCTGGAGGGCGAGGACGAGACGGCGGAGGCCGGCGAGGGGGAGGGCGACGACGGCGAGGGTGAGACGCCGGTGGTGGGCGGCGAGGTGCCCACGGGGCCGCTGTACACGGCAGACCTGTCCGACGAGGAGCTGGCGCGGCGCTGGAAGGACGACATCGCGTCGCTGGGCTCCATGGCGGTGGGCTTCGCGCACTCCGGCCGGCTGGTGAACTCGGTGCAGTTCCCGAAGGGGGAGGGCGCCGACTGGCTCGTGGTGCAGCCCGAGATTGCCTGGGGCACGCAGGAGAGCATCGACTACCTCATCGCCGCGATTCGGGAGGTGCGCTCGCGCTTCCCGGAGGCGCCGCCCATCCGCGTCAACGGCATCAGCAACAAGGAGGGTGGCTACAAGCGCCCCCACAAGAGCCACCAGAATGGCCGCGACGTGGACGTCGGCTTCTACTACCCGACGGTGGACCCCATCCGTGAGCGCGAGCGCGAGAAGTACATCAACGTGCCGCTCAACTGGGCGTTCATCCGCGCGGTGGTGACGAAGACGGACATCCAGCTCATCCTCGTGGACAAGCGCGTGCAGAAGGTCCTGTACGACTACGCGCTGTCGGCGGGCGAGGACAAGGCGTGGCTGGATTCGCTGTTCCACCCGGCGGGCATCATCCGGCACGCGCGTCGGCACCGGGACCATTTCCATCTGCGCTTCCACAACCCGAAGGCGCAGGAGCTGGGGCGCCGGGTGCAGCCGTTGCTGTCGCTCCAGCCCGAGCACAACGTGACGACGCACCGCATCCGCTCGGGTGACACGTTGGGTGGCATCGCGCTTCGCTACAACTCGTCGGTGGCGCTGATTCGCAAGGCGAACCGGATGAAGAACAACTTCCTGCGCGCCGGTCAGCGCCTGGCGGTGCCGCTGCGGGGGCCGTGCACGCACTGCCCCGTGCCGCCGCCCTTCGTGTTGCCGCCGCGCATGCTGCCGCCCGAGCCGAAGGCCCCGTTGGTCGCGTCGGTGGGCGCGGTGGTGGCGACGGAGGCGAAGGCCGTGACGGATTGCGCCAGGCCCACCCCGTCTCCGGCACCGGGCACGCAGGTGGCGAAGTCCTCCGAGTTCGAGAAGCCCGCCGCCACGGTGGGCGCCGAGACCGTGAGCGCGGCCGCCGCGGTGCAGGCGGGTGCCGCGTCCGTGAACAGCGCCGCCGCCGTGCAAGCGGGGGCTGCGTCCGTGAACAGCCCCGCGGTGCAGGTGGCGGGCACGCCGGTGAGCGCCGCGGTGCAGGCGGGTGCCGAGTCCGTGAACAGTGCCGCCGCCGCGCAGGCGGGTGTCGCGCCGATGAACGCGGTGTCCGCCTCCGAGGTCTCGGTCGAGCCGGCTCGGGCCGTGGTGGCTCCGGCGGGCGCGGCCGCTCCGCGGCCGACGGTGGCGCCGGCGTCCGCGCGTGAGCCGTCCGAAGGCGCGTCCGTGGGAATCACGCACGGACGCTGAGCCGGTGGTTCGATGTGCCTCGACGAGGGGCCGCTGCCGTGGCCCCACGTGAGCCCTGTTCGAAGTACCAGCTCGCGGTCGGCGGGCGTCCCTAGAACGGAATCCGCAGCCCCACGTCCGCGGCGGGGATGAACTTCCACTGGGTCCTATCATCCAGCCGGACGACCACCACCGGCAGGCGCCCGCCCACCGTCACCGCCATCTGCGGCACCACGTACAGCGCGAACGACGCCACGGGCGCGGCCGAGGGGCCCATCGTCCAGCCCGAGTCTCCGTCCCCCGTCTGCACGACGAACTGCAACCCCGCCTCGACGCCCAGCGCCAGCTCCGTGTAGCGGTAGCGCTTCTTGAGCGCGTAGCCCACCGTCAGGCCCGTGGTGAACTCACGGTTCTCCTCGTGCGGCCCCTGGCCCACCTCCAGCGCGAACGTCATCCCCTGGAGCGCCTTGGACAGCTCCGCGCGGAACGCCAGCAGCGCGCCCGAGGGGTCCACCACCGTGTGGCGCATCCCCGCCGTCAACGTCAGCTCCCGGTCCCCGGGCGTCGCGGGCACATACGGCGAAATCTCCAGCGGCGGAGACGCGCGGGCCGAATCAAGCGTGCGCCCCTCGGTGACCGGCTCGGGAGAGCGGGCCACGAGGGGCTCGGGGGTCTTCTGGTTCTCGGCCAGCGCGGTGGCGGCGACACGTTGCTCCACCGAGGCCCAGGGTCTCGGCTCCTGGGACCCGTCCGGCTCCGGAGGGGGTGCCTCCTCGGGTGGAGCCTGCGTCTCCTCCGGTGTCGGCTCCAGCCACTGCCACTCCTCCGGTGACGCGATGACCACCTTCCGGGAGATGGGCACCGGATTGCCCCCCTTGAGGCCGGCGATGGTGGGCGATGGCGGCGCCAGCTTCAGGTCGTCCCAGCGCACCTTGCTGACCTGCCCGGCCGCGGCGTTCACCGCGCCCACGTGCTGCCGTCCCGCGCGCCACGCTCGCAGCTCGTACTCGCCCGGAGGCACGGCGAGCCGAGGCACCGCGCCCGGCCCCAGCTCCGCGAGCACCTGGCCTCGCCCCGGCTTCAACAGCAGCGCGCGCTCGAAGTCCGACGGCAGCTCCAGCGCCGTGCCCGGGCTCGGAAGCTGCGTGAGCACCAGCTCCCCCTTGCCCGTCAGCCGGTAGTCGTACGCCGGATGCTGCGCGCCCGTCAGCACGTCCGCGGTGGACGAGACGGTGTGCGCATACGCGTATTGATACGCCTCCGCCAACGTCACCAGCCCGTCCCCGGAGGAGTCCGCCGCGCCGCGCAGCCCCGACACCAGATGGTGCGTGAAGAGCGAGCCGCCCACCTCCCGCGACTCCAACGCCAGCTCATCCTCCGCGCTCGACGTCAGCAGCGCGTGCCCGGTGCTGTGCACCTCATCCGTCAGCCGCAGCTCGAACGAGGGACCCGGGCGGCCACCCTTGAAGCGCAGCAGGGCGCCGCTGCGGCAGCTGTCGACGATGGCCAGCCGCACATCCGCGCGCGTCGCGTCCAGCCAGCGCCGCAGCTCCGAATACAGCAGCCGCTCCGTGCCCAGCTCCAGCGCCACGCCGTCCGAGTGCCCGGAGAAATAGAACAACAGCACCACGCGCGTGTCCGCCTGTTTGCGCAGGGCCTCCACCTTGCGAGCCGCCTCGTCCAGCGCGTACCGCACCGGCGCCAGCCCCTGACCCTTCAGGATGATGAGGTCCGAGGGCGCCACGTCCCCCAGCTCCGACAGCACGCCCGCGAGCTTCGTGGCGTCGGCCTCCGCGTAGCGCAGGGGCGGGCGCTCACCGCTGCCCACGTTGTGGCCCACCAACACGGCGATGCGTCGGGTCCCCGCCTCGACGGGCAGGGACGCGCACAGCACCGCGGCGACGACGAGGCAGCGCAGAGAGGTCATCACGGCTGGGTCTTCTCGAAGAGGAAGGTGGCTTGTGCTCCCGCGGCGACCGGCAACCGCCTGCGGTCCCGGATGACTTCCGCTCCTCCGGTGGAGAGCTCGCGCAGCGCTGGCGCCACCGACTCGAAAGACAAGGGCTGGCGGGAGAACAGCGCGAACAGTCGCTCGGGTCCCGGGGCGTTGTCGAGCACCACGCTCCCCGGAATCTCCACCGGCAGCCCGCGCGACGGCAGCTGCACGCTCTCATGTCCGCCGAAGGGGTAGTAGGTGTTCACCTGTCCGGCGCCATCCACCGACACCACCAGCACGTAGGGCAGGCCCAGCCCCTCCACGACGAAGCGCACCTGGTCCCCCGGGGCCAGGGCCTCGCCTTCCTCCACCTTCCACGTCCGCTCGCCCCGGTGCGCGAAGAGCTGGAGCATCGCGCCGCCCTTCACCGCGAGCTCGGGCTCCTGGGGCGCGGGCACCGCGACCAGCGCGAACAGCAGCACCACCGCCGAGGCCAGCGCGAGCGCGGGGGCCCACCAGCGCCAGTCGCTCCAGGACACCCCGCGCGGGGAGGGGAGCTGGGCGCGGGGGATCACGTGGGCGGTGAAGTGCCGGCGGTGGGAGGCGAGCTCCTCGGAGCGGGCGCGGCAGGCAAGACAGGTGTCCAGGTGGGCCTGGGTGGTGGCGCGCTCCGGGGGGGGGAGCGCGCCCATCGCGAGGGCCTCCAGCTTGAGGCTGGAGACGTGAGGGGGGGCGTTCATGAGGGGGGCCTCCCGGCGAGCGCGTGGGCGTGCCGGTGGAAGTCTGCGAGCCGGTTGACGACGGTGCGACGGGAGATTCCGAGGAGCTGGGCCACCTCTTCCTGCGTCATGCCGTCGGCGAGGTGGAGCCAGGCGACCTCGGCCACCTTGGGGGGCGCGGTGGTGATGAGGCGGCGGGCGAGGTCCCGGTCCTCCAGCAGGCGCTCGCTGTCGACGCCGGGCACGTCGGGCAGCTCCTCCACGGGCACCGCGCGGCGGCGCCTGTCTCGGGCCTGGTTGAGGCAGTAGTTGGTGGCCACGCGGTAGATCCACGCGAGGGCGTGTTGCGAATCCGGGGCGCGGTCCAGCTGGCGGTGCAGCCGGAGGAAGGTCTCCTGCGCCGCGTCGGCCGCGGCGGCGTCATCGCCCAGGATCTGGCGACAGCGGGCGTACAGGGAGGGCCCGTAGGTGCGGTACAGCGTGTGGAGACGGTCTTCGGACATGGTGGTTTCGCGTTCCGGCCCCCTTACCAACACCGGGGGTGGGCGGATTGCGCAAGGGCCCCTCCGGACGCGGCCGGTGTGGTACCACGGGGTCGCCCATGGCCCTCCCCCCCCGTCGAGGCCCCTCGCTGGCGCACAAGGCCCGCCAGCGCACACCCGGCCACCACTACAACGCGAGCTTCCTGTCCGCCCCGGACAAGGAGGCCATCCTGACCTGGCTGGGAGGGCTGCACCCGTTGTGGGAGGAGCGCTTCTCGAAGCACTTCCCGCCTCCTCCGGGGCAGCAGCAGCGGCGGCTGCTCCGGCCGGTGTACTGGCTGGGCAACTGGCAGTTCGCGTGTCTGGACTACTACCGGCCGCCCAAGGGCGTCTGGAACCGGTGCGTGAAGGCGGAGCCGTTCCCGGAGGTGCTCCAGCGGCAGGTGACGAAAATCGAAGAGCTCGCGCGGCGCATGTTCCGGGGGCCGGACATGCCCAAGGGCTGGCACCTCAACACGTGTCTGGTGAACTTCTACGGCAACCGGCTGGAGGAGGACCGCTGGGTGGACACGGCGCGGGTGGGGGAGCACAAGGACTTCGAGCCCGGCCCGGTGGCGTCGCTGTCCTTCGGCGAGCGGGCGCTCATCCAGTTCGTGACGTCCTCGCGGCCCGGTGAGCGGGACGCGGTGGTGCTGGAGCAGTGGCTGGACGACGGCTCTCTGGAGCTGTTCGGCGGGACGCGGTGGAAGGAGGAGACGTTCCACCGGGTGCAGCGGGTGGACACGCGCGCGGGGCACGACCTGGCGCCGAAGCTGCCGGACTTCCGCACGCGCCGCATCAACCTGACGTTCCGCTACGTGCCGGACGAGCACGTGACGCCGTTCTTCAAGCTGTCACCCGAGGCGCGCGAGGACGTGCGCGGGTACATGCGCACGCTGGCCGAGGGCAGCGCGTTCTTCCGCGCGGAGCTGGCGCGCGAGCAGGCCGCCACGCCCTGAAGGCCGTGCCCCGTCGAAGCCGCGGGTGCGCGGAGGGCGCGCCGCCTCCGCGCGGCAGGACGAGCGCCACGCGGGAGCGCCCGGGGGCTCCGAGGGCCACCCGCGCCGGAGGGCGAGCGCCACGCGGGAGCGCCTGGGGGCTCCGAGGGCCACCCGCGCCGGAGGACGAGCGCCACGCGGGAGCGCCTGGGGGCTCCGAGGGCCACCCGTGCCGGAGCGGCGAAGGGGGGCACGCTCGAGCGGTGGTGCTGCTCAGCGCGGCCTGCGCTTGCCGTGGGTCCGGGCGTGCCGACCCTGCGCCTTGCCGGGGGCCGCGCCCGAGTCCTTCTGCGCGGGACCGGGGTCCTTCTGGGACGCGAGGAAGCGCGTCCACGCCTCCTGGAACACGGGGTCCTCGCGCGGCACGGGGACGCGGGGAATCTGTCCGCGCATGATGCGCTCGATCTCCGCCACCACATGCTTGTCCCGCGATGTGGCGAAGGTGGACGCGACGCCGCTGGCCTGCGCGCGCGCCGTGCGGCCGATGCGGTGCACGTAGTCCTCGGGCGAGTGTGGCAGGTCGTAGTTGATGACCTGTCCCACGTCCTCCACGTCCAGGCCGCGCGCGGCGATGTCCGTCGCCACCAGACACCGGTACGTCCCCTCGCGAAAGCCCTCGAGCGCCTGACGCCGCTGGTTCTGCGTCCGGTCCGCGTGCAGCACCGCGCTCTTGTGTCCCTCGCGCTGGAGCAGCCGCAGCACCTTGTCCGCGCGCTCCTTCGACTTGGCGAAGACGAGCGCCGTCGAGTCACTCTCCGCGAGCAACGTGAGCAGCAGCGCCGACTTCTCCTCCGGCTTCACGATGTAGAGCCGCTGCTCGGCTCGCTCGGCGGGGGTCCCGCTGCGCGTCACCTCCACGCGCACCGGCTTGTACAGTCGCTCCCGCGCGAACCGCCCCACGTCCGGCCCGAGCGTCGCGGAGAACAGCAGCGTCTGCCGCTTGCGAGGCAGCTCGGCGAGGATGCGCTCCAACTGGGGCAAGAAGCCCATGTCGAGCATCCGGTCCGCCTCGTCGAGCACCAGCCCCTCCATCCGGTACAGGCTCACCGAGCCCGACTCCA
This region includes:
- a CDS encoding DEAD/DEAH box helicase; translation: MSDSFERLGLSPETLGALRRVRFTQPTPIQVQAIPPALAGKDVIGCAATGTGKTAAYVLPLVERFAGRKGSLGLVLAPTRELVRQIAEPLGVFAEARGLTHTVVIGGEDMSAQVEALKAHPTFVLATPGRLVDLLESGSVSLYRMEGLVLDEADRMLDMGFLPQLERILAELPRKRQTLLFSATLGPDVGRFARERLYKPVRVEVTRSGTPAERAEQRLYIVKPEEKSALLLTLLAESDSTALVFAKSKERADKVLRLLQREGHKSAVLHADRTQNQRRQALEGFREGTYRCLVATDIAARGLDVEDVGQVINYDLPHSPEDYVHRIGRTARAQASGVASTFATSRDKHVVAEIERIMRGQIPRVPVPREDPVFQEAWTRFLASQKDPGPAQKDSGAAPGKAQGRHARTHGKRRPR